The following are from one region of the Paenibacillus sp. KS-LC4 genome:
- the pdaA gene encoding delta-lactam-biosynthetic de-N-acetylase yields the protein MKRITLRLLSLCLAVWLGCLGMGSALAQPGVYHFGFKKSAGGQLPSINEEGFKGIVQQNGAIFLGDTKQKELYLTFDNGYENGYTAKVLDTLKAKRVPAAFFVTGHFIKDQPELIKRMASEGHIVGNHSWSHPDMTQLSSEQIQSELQKVEEQSALLTGQQQMAYLRPPRGIFSNQVLAVSKQAGYTSVFWSVAYKDWDINSQKGVAYAQDQVMRQLHPGAVILLHSVSSDNAGALGAIIDGARAQGYTFKSLDQLTSRSY from the coding sequence ATGAAGCGTATAACACTCCGACTGCTAAGCCTGTGCTTGGCTGTATGGCTAGGCTGCCTTGGCATGGGCAGTGCGCTGGCGCAGCCGGGGGTTTATCATTTTGGGTTTAAGAAAAGCGCAGGAGGACAGCTGCCTTCCATTAATGAGGAGGGCTTTAAAGGCATCGTCCAGCAAAATGGGGCGATTTTCCTCGGCGATACGAAGCAAAAGGAGCTCTATCTAACCTTCGATAATGGCTATGAAAATGGCTATACAGCCAAAGTATTGGATACGCTCAAGGCCAAGCGTGTTCCTGCCGCTTTTTTTGTAACGGGTCATTTCATTAAAGATCAGCCGGAGCTAATTAAGCGTATGGCGTCGGAAGGGCATATCGTGGGCAACCATTCCTGGAGCCACCCGGATATGACACAGTTAAGCTCAGAACAAATCCAGAGCGAGCTCCAAAAGGTGGAGGAGCAGTCGGCACTGCTGACGGGCCAGCAGCAAATGGCGTATTTGCGACCGCCAAGAGGCATTTTCAGCAATCAGGTGCTTGCAGTAAGCAAGCAAGCTGGATATACAAGCGTATTCTGGTCGGTTGCCTACAAGGATTGGGACATTAACAGCCAGAAGGGCGTGGCATACGCTCAGGACCAAGTGATGCGCCAGCTTCATCCCGGAGCCGTTATATTGCTGCATTCGGTTTCCTCCGACAATGCGGGGGCTTTAGGAGCCATTATAGACGGTGCGAGGGCACAAGGCTATACGTTCAAAAGCTTGGATCAGCTGACGAGTCGCAGCTATTAA
- a CDS encoding branched-chain amino acid aminotransferase has protein sequence MSKPIAIELTATKKTKPQTDQLGFGKHYTDHMFIMDYEASKGWHSPRIVPYQPITLDPASKVFHYGQTVFEGLKAYRTDNGNILLFRPEENFKRLNRSNERLSIPHLDEEIALEALKQLIIVDQDWIPNEDKTSLYVRPFIIANEPSLGVAPSQNYMFMIILSPVGSYYAEGIHPVKIFVESEYVRAVKGGVGNAKTAGNYAAGLKAQEEAAAKGCTQVLWLDGVERKYVEEVGSMNVFFSINGTIVTPALNGSILDGITRKSIIELLQSWNIPVEERKLSIEELVEAYHNDTLEEAFGTGTAAVISPIGELHYLDEQLLLRGGKTGPLSRKLYETLTGIQTGVIADPFGWTVELPSAQYTAGTK, from the coding sequence ATGAGCAAACCGATTGCCATTGAATTAACTGCTACCAAAAAAACAAAGCCCCAAACCGATCAATTAGGGTTTGGAAAACATTATACCGATCATATGTTCATAATGGACTATGAAGCATCGAAGGGCTGGCATAGCCCAAGAATCGTTCCTTACCAGCCGATTACGCTCGACCCTGCCTCCAAGGTGTTCCATTACGGACAAACGGTGTTCGAAGGTTTGAAAGCGTATCGCACAGATAACGGCAACATATTGCTATTCCGTCCAGAAGAAAACTTTAAACGGCTAAACCGCTCTAACGAACGTCTGAGCATTCCGCATCTTGACGAGGAAATTGCACTGGAAGCTTTGAAGCAGCTCATTATTGTTGATCAGGACTGGATTCCTAATGAGGATAAAACATCTCTATACGTCCGCCCGTTCATTATTGCGAATGAACCATCACTTGGTGTAGCCCCGTCGCAAAACTACATGTTTATGATTATCCTTTCGCCAGTCGGCTCGTATTACGCGGAAGGCATTCATCCGGTGAAGATTTTTGTAGAATCCGAATATGTACGTGCGGTTAAAGGCGGCGTCGGCAATGCCAAAACAGCCGGCAACTATGCCGCAGGCCTGAAGGCTCAGGAAGAGGCAGCAGCTAAAGGCTGTACGCAGGTTTTGTGGCTGGACGGTGTTGAGCGTAAATACGTAGAGGAAGTTGGCAGCATGAATGTCTTTTTCAGCATCAATGGCACTATTGTAACCCCGGCGCTGAACGGCAGCATTCTCGACGGCATTACGCGCAAATCCATTATTGAGCTGCTTCAATCGTGGAACATTCCCGTTGAGGAGCGCAAGCTGTCCATTGAGGAGCTTGTCGAGGCTTATCATAACGATACGCTGGAGGAGGCTTTCGGTACGGGTACGGCCGCGGTTATTTCTCCAATTGGAGAGCTGCATTACCTCGATGAGCAGCTGCTGCTGCGCGGCGGTAAGACAGGACCGTTGTCACGCAAGCTGTATGAGACGTTAACAGGCATCCAAACGGGCGTCATTGCCGACCCATTTGGCTGGACCGTTGAACTTCCAAGTGCCCAATATACCGCTGGAACAAAATAA
- a CDS encoding carboxymuconolactone decarboxylase family protein: MKLRINYRTANPAVFKALMELEKAASSSGIDPITYELIKLRASQINGCAFCLDMHSEDLMNKGESMQRILLLSVWREAPIYTEKECAVLELTEHVTQVSEAGVPDELYNRVRDYYDEAEYAALILAIITINSWNRMAISTSMFPGCFD; the protein is encoded by the coding sequence ATGAAATTAAGAATAAACTATCGCACGGCGAACCCAGCTGTATTTAAGGCGTTGATGGAATTGGAGAAAGCAGCATCAAGCTCTGGCATTGATCCTATCACCTATGAGCTTATTAAGCTTCGGGCATCGCAAATTAACGGCTGTGCTTTTTGTCTGGATATGCATAGTGAGGATCTTATGAACAAGGGTGAAAGCATGCAGCGCATTTTGCTGCTAAGCGTATGGCGAGAAGCGCCCATTTATACGGAGAAGGAATGTGCCGTTCTGGAATTGACCGAGCATGTGACTCAGGTTTCGGAAGCAGGAGTGCCGGATGAGCTGTACAATCGGGTGAGAGACTATTATGATGAAGCGGAATATGCTGCATTAATTTTAGCCATTATTACGATTAACAGCTGGAATCGAATGGCCATTTCAACCAGCATGTTTCCTGGCTGCTTTGATTAA
- a CDS encoding methyl-accepting chemotaxis protein — MYDFKSEFNQLLTFTLRKKIMAGFSIILVLIIGLSGLSYFELNVKDKDYAALKQSIVNTERQQLLADAAAAATNSGASDKVTEWLDYEQQQLNTLLQDDRSEKNASAAELLFPLLTCLIILLGLIVARAISHYIAEPVVRISRNIEQIADGNLLVSELTLKQNDEIGETARAINRMKQYLLQLIGQINQGAEQVAASSLLLHDGSEKNTAAAKQLTAHIITISGQVQQQHEGMLGARHKAESNFERAERIKQSADISLNASSLVVQEVNYGGSVIEQTVIQMEKIKHSTEETFAIIHQLSARSQEIGAIADVITAIASQTHLLALNASIEAAHAGEQGKGFAIVASEVRKLAEEARVSAEQIFELIANIQKDTNTASHSIGVGIEETDAGMKVVQQAGQSFRNIDASVQEATLHIGEITAAVSHFGDDSRTMADLSERLATMSQSIAEDIRNISSFSEEQMATVQQMSASSEALTSLSTELREETRKFKITPKEPEAAAIAETFE, encoded by the coding sequence GTGTACGACTTTAAATCTGAATTCAATCAGTTGCTAACCTTTACGCTTCGCAAAAAAATCATGGCCGGATTTTCAATCATTCTCGTCTTGATTATCGGTTTGTCAGGCCTCTCCTATTTTGAGCTTAATGTCAAGGATAAGGATTATGCCGCATTGAAGCAAAGCATCGTTAATACAGAGAGACAACAGCTTCTGGCCGATGCGGCTGCCGCAGCCACAAATTCTGGAGCATCCGATAAAGTCACCGAATGGCTTGATTATGAGCAGCAACAGCTGAACACCCTTCTTCAGGACGACCGTTCGGAGAAAAACGCTAGCGCTGCCGAACTGCTTTTTCCACTTCTAACATGTCTCATTATATTACTTGGCTTAATTGTGGCAAGAGCCATTAGTCATTACATAGCAGAGCCTGTCGTTCGTATATCGCGAAATATTGAACAAATCGCCGACGGCAACTTACTCGTTTCTGAGCTGACCTTGAAGCAAAATGACGAAATTGGTGAAACGGCCAGGGCCATCAACCGCATGAAGCAATATTTATTGCAGCTCATCGGACAAATCAACCAAGGGGCTGAGCAAGTAGCTGCCTCTTCCCTGCTTTTACATGACGGCTCGGAGAAAAATACAGCAGCCGCGAAGCAGCTAACGGCTCATATCATTACGATATCTGGGCAAGTCCAGCAGCAGCATGAGGGCATGCTGGGTGCACGTCATAAAGCTGAAAGCAACTTCGAACGGGCTGAAAGGATAAAGCAGTCCGCGGACATCAGCCTTAATGCTTCTTCCCTAGTCGTTCAAGAGGTAAATTATGGCGGCTCCGTTATTGAGCAAACCGTCATACAAATGGAGAAAATAAAACATTCGACGGAGGAGACCTTCGCGATTATTCATCAGCTCTCGGCAAGATCGCAGGAGATTGGCGCCATTGCCGATGTGATTACCGCAATTGCCAGCCAGACGCATCTGCTCGCTTTGAATGCATCAATAGAAGCGGCCCATGCTGGCGAGCAAGGCAAAGGTTTTGCCATCGTTGCAAGCGAAGTGCGCAAGCTCGCAGAGGAAGCTCGCGTATCCGCAGAACAAATCTTCGAGCTGATCGCCAATATTCAAAAGGATACGAATACCGCCTCCCATTCGATTGGCGTAGGAATTGAAGAAACGGATGCGGGCATGAAGGTTGTCCAGCAGGCCGGCCAGTCGTTCCGTAATATCGACGCTTCCGTACAGGAGGCGACGCTTCATATTGGAGAAATTACAGCGGCCGTCAGCCATTTTGGCGATGACTCGCGCACGATGGCTGATTTGTCGGAACGCCTGGCTACGATGTCGCAAAGCATTGCCGAGGACATTCGCAACATTTCCTCCTTCTCGGAGGAGCAAATGGCGACCGTTCAGCAAATGAGCGCTTCATCAGAAGCGTTAACCTCGCTCTCTACTGAGCTGCGGGAGGAAACGCGCAAATTCAAAATAACGCCTAAAGAGCCCGAAGCGGCGGCTATTGCTGAAACATTTGAATAA
- a CDS encoding Crp/Fnr family transcriptional regulator: MLLHKGETLFRQGELGPLYHIKSGMLKIIRLHEDGNPILMNIITAGEIIPHHSLITQQAYHGTAVALVTSNIEVLPPQEWYQTLETEPEKCRDIALLLQNKLRMMQQRIDQLTQAAPIDKLRKLEQWFDQYISPATLCDVLTQDEIGQLIGLRRETVNRLLRAKVHESAVNKASF; encoded by the coding sequence ATGCTGCTTCATAAAGGAGAAACACTATTCCGTCAAGGAGAGCTAGGACCGCTCTACCACATTAAAAGCGGGATGCTCAAAATTATTCGCTTGCATGAGGATGGCAATCCGATTCTAATGAATATTATTACCGCTGGAGAAATAATTCCTCATCATTCGCTCATAACCCAGCAGGCATATCACGGAACAGCTGTAGCGCTGGTCACCAGCAATATTGAGGTGTTGCCGCCCCAAGAATGGTACCAAACGCTGGAGACCGAGCCGGAAAAATGCCGCGATATTGCGCTGCTGCTGCAAAACAAGCTGCGCATGATGCAGCAGCGCATTGATCAATTGACACAGGCCGCACCGATTGATAAGCTTCGCAAGCTGGAGCAATGGTTCGACCAGTATATTTCACCTGCTACTCTTTGCGATGTGCTGACGCAGGATGAAATTGGACAACTGATCGGGCTGCGCCGCGAAACCGTCAATCGTCTACTGCGCGCAAAGGTACACGAGAGCGCAGTGAACAAAGCATCCTTCTAA
- the hmpA gene encoding NO-inducible flavohemoprotein — MLSEKTIATIKSTVPVLEVHGTTITKRFYETMFAAHPELLHIFNHANQKQGKQQNALANAVYAAAVHIDHLAAILPVVKQIAHKHRSLGIMPEHYPIVGKYLLAAIKDVLGDAATDDILQAWAEAYGVIADAFIGVEKEMYKQAKQQHGGWEGFRAFVVNKKVQESDNITSFYLLPEDGGAIAGFKAGQYVSMKRELPNDEYTHIRQYSLSDSPSKPYYRISVKREDGRDGQPAGKVSVSLHEQLREGDIVHLSAPAGDFTVDLEDTRPVVLISGGVGLTPMMSMLHAVVEANPERQVTFIHATTNGDTHAMKEQVIALAGRHPQLSVFFCYTQPTAHDKALRDYHKEGLINFPWLRTAIPTTDASFYFCGPQPFMKMINRALRVFDVQDSDIHFEFFGPAESLNDGQGEEQETTDTI; from the coding sequence ATGCTGAGCGAGAAAACCATTGCTACAATTAAATCTACTGTTCCTGTATTGGAAGTCCACGGCACGACCATTACGAAGCGTTTCTATGAAACGATGTTTGCGGCTCATCCGGAGCTGCTTCATATTTTTAACCATGCCAATCAAAAACAAGGCAAGCAACAAAATGCTCTTGCAAATGCGGTTTACGCCGCCGCTGTTCATATTGATCATTTGGCTGCTATTTTGCCAGTCGTGAAGCAAATTGCTCATAAGCATAGAAGCTTGGGCATTATGCCCGAGCATTATCCGATCGTTGGAAAATATTTATTAGCTGCAATCAAGGATGTGCTGGGCGATGCGGCTACGGATGATATTTTGCAGGCATGGGCTGAAGCATACGGTGTCATTGCTGATGCGTTTATCGGCGTGGAGAAGGAAATGTATAAGCAGGCAAAGCAGCAGCATGGCGGCTGGGAAGGGTTCCGGGCTTTTGTGGTCAATAAAAAGGTTCAGGAGAGCGACAACATTACATCCTTCTACCTTCTGCCGGAGGACGGCGGTGCAATTGCAGGCTTTAAAGCTGGGCAATATGTGAGCATGAAGAGGGAACTGCCGAATGATGAATATACCCATATTCGCCAATATAGCTTATCGGACTCGCCAAGCAAGCCTTATTACCGCATTTCAGTCAAACGCGAGGACGGGCGGGATGGCCAGCCTGCCGGCAAGGTGTCCGTGTCTTTGCACGAGCAACTGCGCGAGGGAGATATCGTTCATTTGTCAGCACCGGCTGGCGATTTCACCGTGGATTTGGAGGATACGCGGCCTGTCGTGCTCATTAGCGGCGGCGTTGGGCTGACACCGATGATGAGTATGCTGCATGCTGTAGTAGAAGCTAATCCAGAGCGACAGGTTACCTTTATCCATGCGACCACGAATGGAGACACGCACGCGATGAAGGAGCAGGTAATCGCGCTGGCTGGCCGTCACCCGCAATTGTCCGTCTTCTTCTGTTATACGCAGCCAACGGCACATGACAAGGCGCTTAGAGATTACCACAAGGAAGGGCTGATCAATTTTCCATGGCTTCGCACAGCTATTCCGACGACGGATGCCAGCTTTTATTTTTGCGGACCACAGCCGTTTATGAAAATGATCAATCGAGCACTGCGGGTGTTTGACGTTCAGGATTCCGATATTCATTTTGAGTTTTTTGGTCCGGCTGAAAGCTTGAACGATGGGCAGGGCGAGGAGCAGGAAACAACCGATACCATTTAA
- a CDS encoding helix-turn-helix transcriptional regulator translates to MTMGDRLKELRLQKNLSQEAVARAIGITRSAYSHYEINNRQPVYETLIKLAFYFHVTTDYIIEGETRQQEAGLAREETQELLRLLNHMDEDKRKASIDKMLSVLRESES, encoded by the coding sequence ATGACGATGGGAGACCGATTGAAGGAACTCCGCCTGCAAAAAAATCTTTCGCAAGAAGCCGTTGCCCGTGCAATCGGGATCACTCGCTCAGCTTACAGTCATTACGAAATTAACAATCGCCAGCCTGTATATGAGACGCTAATTAAGCTCGCCTTCTATTTTCATGTGACGACGGATTATATTATTGAAGGTGAAACCCGCCAGCAAGAGGCTGGGCTAGCCAGAGAAGAAACGCAAGAGCTGCTGCGGCTGCTGAATCATATGGATGAAGATAAGCGCAAAGCATCCATTGACAAGATGCTTAGTGTACTACGCGAATCGGAATCATGA
- a CDS encoding DoxX family protein, with product MYQQKHLKRLEIGSFVLRIVMGIIFLFHGVDKFVMGMDSVSTMFNTFGISGFFAYVIATLEVVGGAALILGLETKIFAALFAIQMIVAFLYVTSGSGLINGFEIDLLLFACCVHLMMNGSSWLSLDNVFHGGRRRVQSEEA from the coding sequence GTGTATCAACAAAAGCATTTGAAAAGGCTTGAAATTGGATCTTTTGTATTAAGAATCGTAATGGGGATTATTTTCTTATTTCACGGTGTTGACAAGTTTGTTATGGGGATGGATAGCGTCTCGACGATGTTCAATACCTTTGGCATTTCGGGATTTTTCGCCTATGTGATAGCAACACTTGAGGTAGTAGGCGGAGCAGCATTGATTCTCGGCCTTGAAACTAAAATTTTTGCGGCCCTATTCGCCATTCAAATGATTGTAGCGTTCTTGTATGTAACGAGTGGAAGCGGCTTAATTAATGGCTTTGAAATCGATTTGCTGCTCTTTGCCTGCTGTGTCCATTTGATGATGAATGGCAGCAGCTGGCTATCGCTCGACAATGTGTTTCACGGCGGCAGAAGAAGGGTCCAGTCAGAGGAAGCCTAA
- the glp gene encoding gephyrin-like molybdotransferase Glp, whose protein sequence is MNIFKEKNDSKHQRKAVSLGDAQQALLARVHQAGTVKIALADAAGYCLAETIHAREAIPHFRRSGMDGYAIRTADLQQLPVMLEVIEQLPSGTVPTKAIVPGTAARIMTGGMVPDGADAVMMLEMTEEAEKAGQPYVMLRKAVPAGANISPIGEEAFAGERMVEAGERIGPGQMALLSALGCAEVLVYRKPLVAIISTGSELLSIHEPLEGAKIRNSNIYMLATQVRACGAEPLFVEHIADDYAIAEGMLYKLLASDVDIVIATGGVSVGDYDIIADFFQQWEGETLFNKIAMRPGSPTSAGVWKNKLFLGLSGNPAACFIGCELLVRPVLLAMQGERKSADAQRHDAFLAADYNKVNAYPRYVRGIRYFNNGLVYVKQEGVDMSSALVTLKDANCLIVIPPAKTSIKAGTLVSVIPLAASTL, encoded by the coding sequence ATGAACATATTCAAGGAGAAGAACGATAGCAAGCATCAGAGAAAAGCAGTGTCACTTGGCGATGCGCAGCAGGCCTTGCTCGCTCGGGTTCATCAGGCCGGTACGGTCAAAATAGCTCTGGCCGATGCCGCAGGCTACTGCTTGGCCGAAACTATTCACGCACGCGAAGCGATTCCGCATTTTCGCCGCTCCGGTATGGATGGCTACGCCATTAGAACGGCTGATTTGCAGCAGCTACCTGTTATGCTTGAAGTTATAGAACAGCTGCCAAGCGGTACTGTGCCGACAAAAGCGATTGTGCCTGGCACGGCGGCGCGTATTATGACTGGCGGGATGGTGCCGGACGGTGCCGATGCCGTCATGATGCTGGAAATGACCGAGGAGGCCGAAAAGGCTGGCCAGCCCTATGTCATGCTGCGCAAAGCAGTGCCTGCCGGAGCGAATATATCGCCAATAGGCGAAGAAGCATTTGCTGGTGAAAGGATGGTGGAGGCGGGCGAACGGATCGGGCCGGGGCAGATGGCTTTGCTGAGCGCACTCGGCTGCGCGGAGGTTCTTGTGTACCGCAAGCCGCTCGTTGCCATCATTTCAACCGGGAGCGAGCTATTGTCTATTCATGAGCCGCTGGAAGGCGCCAAGATCAGAAACAGCAACATTTATATGCTTGCGACCCAAGTGCGGGCATGCGGCGCTGAGCCGCTTTTCGTGGAGCACATTGCGGATGATTATGCAATCGCTGAAGGCATGCTGTACAAGCTGCTCGCAAGCGATGTGGATATTGTAATTGCAACGGGTGGCGTGTCTGTCGGGGATTATGATATTATCGCTGATTTCTTCCAGCAGTGGGAAGGGGAAACGCTGTTTAATAAAATTGCGATGCGCCCAGGCAGCCCAACGAGCGCAGGCGTGTGGAAAAACAAGCTGTTCTTGGGGCTGTCCGGCAACCCAGCAGCGTGCTTTATCGGCTGTGAATTATTGGTGCGTCCCGTATTGCTCGCTATGCAGGGGGAGCGCAAGTCAGCTGATGCTCAGCGGCATGATGCCTTTCTTGCTGCCGATTATAACAAGGTTAATGCCTATCCCCGCTATGTACGGGGCATCCGATATTTCAACAACGGACTGGTGTACGTAAAGCAAGAGGGAGTGGATATGTCGAGCGCGCTCGTTACGTTAAAGGATGCCAACTGCCTAATCGTCATTCCGCCTGCGAAGACGAGCATCAAGGCGGGGACGCTGGTTAGTGTCATTCCTCTTGCCGCCTCTACTTTATAA
- a CDS encoding glycoside hydrolase family 43 protein — translation MRKVGLMQLPNGEKTEETNLSKSLQPISTQLKQNEGKAIVLQRADPWIYKHVDGWYYFTATEPDYHYIELRRSQTIAGLADAEPVAIWHKHESGEMSEKIWAPEIHFIDGRWYIYFASGRTDASFAHRTYVLENESANPLEGAWTEKGKIIMNWESFNLDATTFEHKGERYLVWAQNDPAIKGNTNLYIAAMENPWTIRGTQIMISTPEYDWEKIGYLVNEGPAVIKRGGRIFISYSASATDFNYCVGLLTASEESDLLAAASWTKSPEPVFKTDEERGQYGPGHNSFTVAEDGETDVFVYHARIYKEIEGDPLNDPNRHTFIKQLHWSEDGKPDFQV, via the coding sequence ATGAGAAAGGTTGGATTGATGCAGTTGCCAAATGGAGAAAAGACGGAAGAGACAAATTTATCGAAGAGTTTACAACCAATTTCAACGCAATTGAAGCAAAATGAAGGTAAAGCAATCGTTCTACAGCGCGCGGATCCGTGGATTTATAAGCATGTAGATGGCTGGTATTATTTTACGGCGACAGAGCCGGATTATCATTATATTGAGCTGCGTCGTTCGCAGACGATTGCAGGGCTTGCTGATGCGGAGCCTGTTGCGATCTGGCACAAGCATGAGAGCGGCGAGATGAGCGAGAAAATTTGGGCGCCGGAAATTCATTTTATCGACGGCCGCTGGTACATTTATTTTGCTTCGGGCAGGACGGATGCAAGCTTTGCTCATCGTACCTATGTCCTTGAAAATGAAAGCGCTAATCCGCTGGAGGGCGCATGGACGGAGAAGGGCAAAATCATAATGAACTGGGAGTCCTTTAACCTGGATGCTACGACGTTTGAGCATAAGGGAGAGCGTTATCTGGTTTGGGCGCAAAATGATCCGGCGATTAAAGGCAATACAAACCTGTACATCGCGGCGATGGAAAATCCTTGGACGATTCGCGGGACTCAGATTATGATTTCAACCCCGGAATACGATTGGGAAAAAATCGGTTATTTGGTGAATGAGGGACCAGCGGTCATCAAGCGGGGCGGGCGTATTTTCATCAGCTATTCGGCAAGCGCTACCGATTTTAATTATTGCGTTGGCTTGCTAACGGCATCGGAGGAAAGCGACCTGCTTGCTGCTGCTTCGTGGACAAAATCGCCGGAGCCGGTATTTAAGACGGATGAGGAGCGCGGGCAATATGGACCAGGCCATAACAGCTTCACTGTAGCGGAGGATGGCGAGACGGATGTATTCGTGTATCATGCCCGCATTTATAAGGAGATTGAGGGCGACCCGCTCAATGATCCGAATCGTCATACGTTCATTAAGCAGCTGCATTGGTCAGAGGATGGCAAACCAGATTTTCAGGTGTGA
- a CDS encoding sigma-70 family RNA polymerase sigma factor, whose amino-acid sequence MADTQILWKVAEWYADYKSLLSSLAYKLLGSRQEADDVVQDVFVKLQSAEPYPLSNVKAYLCKMTVNRCMNVLQSARSKREAYVGEWLPEPWSGDYDDEPLEQLARRETISYAMLVMLEHLSPLERAVFVLREGYGFGYEELAELVGKSEANCRKILSRAKQALDLYRQLPQSHADERELMVDAAALEPFVAAFEQADIGKLLALMRQDAVLITDGGGKVTAVRRPVISARRAVILLRRMSTHSLHAASLSISIINGQPALVFRREKAVQAVICLEWVHTEAGSRIKRIYTMYNPDKLSLI is encoded by the coding sequence ATGGCGGATACACAGATATTGTGGAAAGTCGCAGAGTGGTATGCGGATTATAAGTCGCTGCTTAGCTCGCTTGCATACAAGCTGCTTGGATCACGTCAGGAGGCGGACGATGTCGTTCAGGATGTTTTTGTGAAGCTTCAGTCAGCGGAGCCTTATCCGCTGAGTAATGTCAAAGCCTATTTGTGCAAAATGACGGTCAATCGCTGCATGAATGTGCTGCAATCTGCCCGCAGCAAGCGAGAAGCTTATGTCGGTGAATGGCTGCCAGAGCCATGGAGCGGCGATTATGACGATGAGCCTCTGGAGCAGCTTGCGCGCAGGGAAACGATCAGCTATGCGATGCTCGTCATGCTGGAGCATTTATCCCCATTAGAGCGTGCCGTATTTGTGCTGCGTGAAGGCTATGGCTTTGGCTACGAGGAGCTTGCGGAGCTGGTAGGCAAGTCAGAGGCAAACTGCCGCAAAATTTTGAGTCGTGCCAAGCAGGCGCTTGATCTGTACCGCCAGCTTCCACAATCGCATGCTGACGAGCGAGAGCTGATGGTGGACGCAGCTGCATTGGAGCCGTTTGTTGCCGCATTTGAACAGGCTGATATTGGAAAGCTGCTTGCGTTGATGCGGCAAGATGCTGTGCTGATCACCGACGGCGGGGGCAAAGTTACTGCTGTGAGACGGCCCGTTATTAGCGCACGCCGCGCTGTCATCCTGCTGCGGAGAATGTCTACGCACAGCCTGCACGCTGCGAGCCTATCTATCTCCATTATAAATGGGCAGCCAGCGCTCGTATTTCGCCGTGAAAAGGCTGTACAGGCGGTAATATGTCTGGAATGGGTTCATACGGAGGCCGGCAGCCGTATCAAGCGTATTTATACGATGTATAATCCAGATAAGCTATCGCTTATTTAA
- a CDS encoding LysR family transcriptional regulator, with the protein MDIRQLKYFLAIAKEGQITRAAKLLNMEQPPLSRQLKQMEQELNVTLFDRNGKSLVLTHAGELLRDKAESLVNQFNETMQEVRELDAGIQGVLPIGSVVSCISLLPPVIERFRDKHPEVTFKIWEGDHYLLGSQLEKRSIELVVARLPFESASDSLPYSILPLPSDPFVAVLPSKWSTDPRKQSMQMSELKDLPFLALKTERTTAMHEKVMIECRAHGFEPKIICECSSVAIIMALVAAGIGVTVFPKSVMASFPLPAIRMLAITDTDFQSDVGIVWLKNRYLSNASRHFIQMFQQ; encoded by the coding sequence ATGGACATACGTCAGCTCAAATACTTTCTGGCGATTGCCAAGGAGGGGCAAATTACGCGCGCCGCCAAGCTGCTGAATATGGAGCAGCCTCCGCTGAGTCGACAACTAAAGCAAATGGAGCAGGAGCTGAACGTCACTTTATTTGACCGCAATGGCAAAAGTCTAGTGCTGACCCACGCGGGAGAGCTGCTGCGCGATAAGGCGGAAAGCCTAGTCAACCAATTTAATGAAACGATGCAGGAGGTGAGAGAGCTCGATGCGGGCATACAGGGCGTGCTGCCCATTGGCTCGGTCGTTTCCTGCATTTCGCTGCTGCCGCCTGTCATTGAGCGGTTTCGAGACAAGCATCCCGAGGTGACGTTTAAAATTTGGGAGGGCGATCATTATTTGCTCGGCAGCCAGCTCGAGAAGCGCAGCATTGAGCTTGTCGTTGCCAGACTTCCGTTTGAGTCGGCGTCTGATTCCTTGCCTTACTCGATTTTGCCGCTGCCATCCGATCCGTTCGTTGCCGTACTGCCTTCGAAGTGGAGCACAGATCCACGCAAGCAATCCATGCAGATGAGCGAGCTAAAGGATTTGCCGTTTCTTGCCCTCAAGACAGAGCGGACAACGGCGATGCATGAGAAGGTGATGATTGAATGCCGCGCTCACGGCTTTGAGCCAAAAATTATATGCGAATGCTCCAGCGTTGCCATTATAATGGCGCTTGTGGCAGCTGGAATCGGCGTTACCGTCTTTCCAAAATCGGTCATGGCCTCTTTCCCGCTGCCAGCGATTCGCATGCTGGCGATCACGGACACAGATTTTCAATCTGATGTCGGTATCGTTTGGCTTAAAAATCGTTATCTTTCCAATGCCTCTCGTCATTTTATTCAAATGTTTCAGCAATAG